The sequence GAAGAAATCAAAATCCTTAGAAGTCTTATTTATATCTTTCATAAATAAATGAGCATGATCTTTCCAAAAAGTACGTACTATAGTCGGGATGTCTTTAGAAAATACGACTTGTAAACCATCTTTATCGATGTTCCACCCCATCACATTAAGTGAGTTTTTAAGTGTCATGGAACTTCTTTTTGAAATATAAGGAAGTTCCTTTTTAGCATGTAATCTTAATTTGGACTTTTCTCCCACTACAAGAACCGCTGAGCACCCGTCAGAAAATAGAGCCGTACCAACAAGATTACTTTTTCTTAGGTCATTCGGATGAAACGTGAGGCTGCAAAGTTCTACACATACTAGTAGTACATTTTCGGTTGGATAAGCAGTAGCTAAATCATGTGCTAAACCAAGGCCTGATGCACCACCAACACACCCTAGCCCCCAAATTGGAATTCTCTGTATATCCATCCGGAAGGAATGCTGATTCATGACATGAGCATCAATGGTTGGTGTAGAAATCCCAGTACTCGAGACAAATATAATTCGATCGATGGATGAAGCCTCTATATTTTTGGTAAGCATCTCTGTATTAGTAAAGCAAGATTGGATAGCTTTCATCGCCAATTGACTTGCCACTTCATGATATAATTGATTCCTTTCATCAAAAGAGTGATTCTTATCAAACCATTCTTTCTGAACTGCGAAAGCACGGTTTTCGATTTGAGCATGATCAAAAACTTTTAGAAAGCGATCAATCCGATCTATCTTATTTCGGAATAAACTTTTTACCAAAGACTTGATTTCTTCTTGAGAATATTCATGATCTGGAAGGCTTGTTCCTATAGATAAAATATATGCCAAGTTTAATTCCTCCTTTTCCTTAGATTACCCAATAATAAACAAAATAAAAAAGCGAATCCTTTTTAAAGGAAACGCTCATTATAAAAGTGATTAAAATCCATAAATAGTCATTCCGCCGTCAACAAAAAGTGTCTGACCTGTTATGTAATTACTTGCTTCCGTTGCTAAGAAAACACCTGCTCCCACAAGTTCCTTAAGTTCTCCGATTCTTCCAAGAGGAGTTCGGTCACAAATTTCTTTTACATATTGCTCATTCTGAAGCAGCTCTTCTGTTAAAGAAGTGGGAAAATACCAGGGACCAATGGCATTCACGTGAATTCCATACTTCCCCCATTCTAACGCTAGAGTTTTGGTCATTTGTATAATTCCAGCCTTTGTCATCCCATAAACAACTCCTGTTCGCAGAGCTACGTGACCAGCTACAGATGACACCGAAATAATTTTGCCATGACCATTTTTACTCATTCGCTTCGCGGCCGCTTGCGAAAGAAAAAATGCACTCTTCATGTTCGTAGTTACAATCCTCTCCCACTCCTCCTCTGTTACATCAAGTGCTGGCGTCCGTATGTTCATTCCTGCATTGTTCACCCATATATCAATAGATTTTTCATTGGCACAAATATGATCTACTTCATTAATAATGGATTCATAATCCTTGACATCTGATTGAATAACATAGGCTTTACTTCCTATCTTTTCTATCTCTGTTTTTACTTCCCGCAATCCTTCTTTTTGTCTTGCAATAAGTATTACATCGGCACCTGCCTCTGCATATCCGAGAGCTAAAGCTTTTCCAATTCCTTTTGTTGCTCCCGTAATAGCTGCCAATTTGCCATCTAATCGAAAACTTGGTAAATACATAATTTCATCTCCTTTTGGCATTATTTTCAATTATATCACTTTTGATTTTCATTTCGCGATCCTGTGTTTTTTTTATAGTAAAAAAACATTTCGAACAACTTCTTTACTTTAAAAAATATATAAATTGTCACTTTTTCGTCACAATAAATCAAATTTATTTCTCTTAAAATCCTTAAAAACATTTGTATACCAACGTTTAACGGATTAAGTGAACATTTTGTGAAAAATGTGAATAAGTGATGGATTTAACGGATTTATCATGTAAGATGAAATGGTATTCGAATTTTGAAACGGTAAGGGGGAGAATAGATGCCTACTACAAAATTAAAAAATCAGGATCAAAAAGTAGAAGTTCAAGAACAAGAACCAGAACTTAAAGGTACTCTTTACGCCGTATTAGGCTTAGGAGCATTTATTATTATTAGTTGGTTCATTGTTTGGGGATTATTTGTTGGTAGATAAGTAGATTGGAGGGGGATAGAACATGCATTTACACAAATACGAAAAAATTTGGCTTTATATTGGCGGAGGATCACTTGTCATCTTTTTATTACTACTAGGGATTACCGCATTTATCAAAGGAACTGAACCACCTTCCCATATGGAGACCATTGATCCCAAAAATGTTCAGGCACATGAAACCTTTCAAGATGAAA is a genomic window of Bacillaceae bacterium S4-13-56 containing:
- a CDS encoding glucose 1-dehydrogenase; this translates as MYLPSFRLDGKLAAITGATKGIGKALALGYAEAGADVILIARQKEGLREVKTEIEKIGSKAYVIQSDVKDYESIINEVDHICANEKSIDIWVNNAGMNIRTPALDVTEEEWERIVTTNMKSAFFLSQAAAKRMSKNGHGKIISVSSVAGHVALRTGVVYGMTKAGIIQMTKTLALEWGKYGIHVNAIGPWYFPTSLTEELLQNEQYVKEICDRTPLGRIGELKELVGAGVFLATEASNYITGQTLFVDGGMTIYGF
- a CDS encoding 3-oxoacyl-[acyl-carrier-protein] synthase III C-terminal domain-containing protein, translating into MAYILSIGTSLPDHEYSQEEIKSLVKSLFRNKIDRIDRFLKVFDHAQIENRAFAVQKEWFDKNHSFDERNQLYHEVASQLAMKAIQSCFTNTEMLTKNIEASSIDRIIFVSSTGISTPTIDAHVMNQHSFRMDIQRIPIWGLGCVGGASGLGLAHDLATAYPTENVLLVCVELCSLTFHPNDLRKSNLVGTALFSDGCSAVLVVGEKSKLRLHAKKELPYISKRSSMTLKNSLNVMGWNIDKDGLQVVFSKDIPTIVRTFWKDHAHLFMKDINKTSKDFDFFVAHPGGKKVLEAFEDVLESENGEFKYSYEVLRNHGNMSSPTVLFVLKKWMEDEKPAGSRALLSALGPGFTSELMDLEWREVQ
- a CDS encoding cytochrome c oxidase subunit 2A; its protein translation is MPTTKLKNQDQKVEVQEQEPELKGTLYAVLGLGAFIIISWFIVWGLFVGR